Proteins from a single region of Thalassophryne amazonica chromosome 22, fThaAma1.1, whole genome shotgun sequence:
- the slc38a2 gene encoding sodium-coupled neutral amino acid transporter 2: MEQPVSRTEMKHLGVPLDDDSSSCNSNDYTCKKVPLGSPYTEMDVESQNFLPEGGTSKKKKYETEYHQGSSSFGMSVFNLGNAIMGSGILGLSYAMANTGIALFVILLVAVAIFSLYSVHLLLKTANEGGALVYEQLGYKAFGMPGKLAASCSITVQNIGAMSSYLYIVKYELPIVIQAFMGTSNGEWYTNGDYLMVLVTVVIILPLSLLRNLGYLGYTSGLSLLCMVFFLIVVIIKKFQIPCPLPRLSAHNETLSKYNITLSHLNSTAVDYSEDTCAPKYFVFNSQTIYAVPIVTFAFVCHPAILPMYEELKDRSRRKMQSVANVSFLAMFIMYLLAALFGYLTFNVHVEHELLHTYSRVYTFDAVLLIVRLAVLTAVTLTVPVMLFPIRTSVNQLIWASKEFSWVRHTFVTIALLAGTATLVIFVPTIRDIFGFIGSSAAAMLIFILPSAFYIKLVKKESIKSIQKIGAIAFFICGFLVMITSMSLIILDWYHDAVASPAAHKDGH; the protein is encoded by the exons ATGGAGCAGCCGGTCAGCAGAACTGAGATGAAACATTTAGGTGTTCCTCTAGATGATGACAGCAGTAGCTGCAATAGCAACGACTACACCTGCAAGAAAGTCCCCCTGGGCAG TCCGTACACCGAGATGGATGTAGAGAGTCAGAACTTTCTTCCTGAAGGTGGGACGAGCAAGAAGAAAAAGTATGAGACCGAATAT CATCAGGGCAGCTCTTCCTTTGGCATGTCCGTCTTCAACCTGGGTAATGCCATCATGGGTAGCGGCATCCTGGGTCTCTCCTACGCCATGGCCAACACGGGCATCGCCCTGTTTGT GATTCTCCTCGTGGCTGTCGCCATCTTCTCCTTGTATTCTGTCCACTTGCTGCTGAAGACGGCCAATGAAGGAG GTGCACTGGTTTATGAGCAGCTTGGTTACAAAGCATTTGGAATGCCTGGAAAACTCGCCGCGTCCTGCTCCATCACCGTGCAGAACATCGGAg CCATGTCAAGCTACCTCTACATTGTGAAGTATGAACTACCCATCGTCATTCAAGCCTTTATGGGAACCAGCAATGG AGAATGGTACACAAACGGCGATTACTTGATGGTGCTGGTGACGGTCGTTATCATCCTGCCGCTTTCCCTTCTCAGGAACTTAG GTTACCTTGGTTACACCAGTGGGTTGTCGCTGCTGTGTATGGTGTTCTTCCTGATTGTG GTGATAATCAAGAAGTTCCAGATCCCGTGTCCTCTGCCCAGGCTCAGTGCTCACAACGAGACCCTGAGCAAGTACAACATAACCCTGTCACACCTCAACAGCACGGCCGTGGACTACAGCGAAGACACGTGCGCGCCCAAATACTTTGTCTTCAACTCCCAG ACCATTTACGCCGTTCCCATCGTGACGTTTGCCTTCGTGTGCCACCCGGCCATCCTGCCCATGTACGAGGAGCTGAAAGA CCGTTCCCGCAGGAAGATGCAGAGCGTGGCCAACGTTTCCTTTCTGGCCATGTTCATCATGTACCTGCTGGCCGCCCTCTTTGGATATCTGACCTTTAATG TGCACGTGGAGCATGAGCTGTTGCACACCTACTCCAGGGTCTACACGTTTGATGCTGTCCTCCTAATCGTGCGTCTGGCCGTGCTGACTGCCGTCACCCTCACTGTCCCCGTGATGCTCTTTCCT aTTCGAACTTCAGTTAACCAACTGATATGGGCCTCCAAGGAGTTCAGCTGGGTGCGCCACACCTTTGTCACGATTGCTCTGCTGGCCGGCACCGCCACTCTGGTCATCTTTGTGCCCACCATCAGGGACATCTTCGGCTTCATCG GTTCTTCGGCTGCTGCTATGCTCATCTTCATCCTCCCCTCGGCTTTCTACATCAAACTGGTCAAGAAGGAGTCCATAAAGTCTATTCAGAAGATTGGG GCCATTGCCTTCTTCATATGTGGCTTCCTGGTCATGATTACCAGCATGAGCCTCATCATCCTCGACTGGTACCACGACGCGGTGGCCAGCCCAGCCGCGCACAAAGATGGACACTAA